In Leuconostoc kimchii IMSNU 11154, the DNA window AACAGGTGGGTTGCGTATGATTTTAGCTGGTCGCACGATTTTGGCTATCGTTGGTGCCATATTTGGTGCCGCTATTGGCGGTATTTTATATCGTCTGACTGGTAAGTATATTGCTGTAGTTATTGGCGAAATCATTGGAACAGGGATCGTTTCAGCGATTGTTTCAGTACCAGTGATGAACTATCTTTACCACGCTAAAGTACCAAGTATTTATTTTTATGTTCCGTTCTTCTTGCCGGCAGCCGTAGTCGGTGCAATGTTGGGATACATCTTTTTAAAGTTTATGAAACAAACGAAACTATTAGACAAGCTACAGTGAAACATATTAATCAAGTAACGAAAGATTAAAGGATGGTAAAATAATGGATTTATTAGAATTAAAATCAAAAACACCGTTAGTTTTTAACTATGCAAATTATGTGACGCCACAATTTGTTGCCAATGTCGTTAACGTTGTGGGAGGCTCACCAATTATGGCACGTGAAATTGACGAGTTTAATGACTTGGTAGCTATCAGTGATGCTGTGGTCGTCAATACAGGGACTTGGAGACGGTCAGAACTACCTGAAACAATTAAACTCATTCAAATAGCTAATCAAGCCAAAAAAGTTGTGGTTTTGGATCCTGTTGCTGTTGGTATCCCTTCAAGAAGTGTACCAGTTAAAGCTGTGATGACTGACTCACAAGTTAATGTTATTCGTGGTAACGCTGCCGAAATCGCGTGGTTTGCAGGAATTGATTTTACGAGTCATGGGATTGATGCCACAGGAAACGGTGACGTCCAAAAAATTGCCAGCTTGGCTGCGCAAAAAACAGGCGCTATTATTGCGCTCAGTGGTCAAACAGATGTCATCAGTGACGGACATACAACTCAAATGATTGCTGTTGATGTGCCACTTTTAGCGACAAATGTTGGGACAGGTGATGCCTTATCCGCTTTGGTGGGGATGTTTAATAGCGATGAAGTGACCGTAGAGAACACTGCTCGTGCTATGGCAATGATGAAGTTAGCAGGTGTGAGAGCAAGTCAAACAGTGAAAACACCTGGATATTTTGCCAATCAAGTGTTGGATGAATTATATTTAATTAAACAGGATGAATTAGAAGAATTCATACGTTCGGAGGTTCAAAATGGCTAATGAAACCCCACAAGTAATGACAATTGCTGGTACAGATTCTAGCGGTGGTGCAGGCGTATCTGCTGATTTAAAAACATTTTTTGCACACCACGTATATGGCGCGAATGTGATTGTATCAGTTACTGCTCAAAACACCATTGGCGTCCAGGATGTTCAAATGGTGACGCCAGATATGGTGACACAACAACTCACATCTGTGGGAAATGATTTAAAAATTAGTGCCTTTAAAACAGGTATGTTAGGTGATGCGGTAACTGTTCACACGGTAGCAGCTGCTATTTTGAAACAAGATTTTGGAGACTATATTTTAGATCCAGTAATGATTGCTAAAGGCGGTGCCCGTTTGTTAACTGAGCAGGCTATTGATGCCGTAATAAGCGATTTATTACCCTTGGCAACCCTAGTGACGCCTAATCTACCTGAAGCGGAAGTATTGGCGCATAGTCAAATTAAAACGCATGAAGATGTTGCAGATGTAGCGAAGCGAATTCAATTGCTTGGCGCTAAAAACGTGTTACTAAAAGGTGGACATGGCAATGAGAAAAAGGTATATGATTATGTCTTACTTGAGAATGGCGAGCATTTTTGGATGACAAGCCAACGTGTTGATACAGTTCGGACGCACGGTACAGGGGATACCATTTCAGCAGCTATTACTGCTCAACTTGCTTTGGGGGAAACGCTTAAAAATGCCATTATTACTGCTAAGGCCTATGTCGATGCGACTATTCGAAATGGTATCTATGTGGGGCATGGGCACGGACCGTTGAATCATTCAGCATCAGTAATAGATAGTAATCAACCGGAGGTTTTAGATGATCTTTAAACAAGCTATGTTGGCGCGATATTTTATCTTGGGCACACAAAATGTGGCCAGTGAGGCAGTTTTCTTTGATGTTTTAACACAGGCATTGGCCCATGGCATTACGTTATTTCAATACCGTGAGAAAGGCCCGGGAGCTTTAACTGGATCAGAAAAGCGCAGAGTTGCGCAACGTGTCCGTGAACTGACAACACAGTACCAAGTGCCGTTGGTTATTGATGACGATATTGATTTAGCACATGCTATCAAGGCAGATGGTGTTCATTTTGGTCAAGGAGATGGCGATATTAAAAAAAATATTCAAGCCAGCCAACCACTATTTGTTGGTGTATCTGTTTCAACCCAAGAGGAATATGATCGTATTGCTGGTTTGAGCGGTATTGACAATGTTGGTATTGGCCCAGTATTTGCGACAATGAGTAAAGCAGATGCCAAGCCAGCCATTGGTATTTCGGGGCTACAAGGGCTTGTTAGGCAAAGTCAATGGCCGGCGATTGCCATTGGTGGCATTTCACAAGCTAATTTGCCTGATGTATTAAAAACCGGTGTGGCAGGTGCGTCAGTCATTAGTATGATTAGTGCGAGTGAAAATATTGCCAAGACATTAGCATTTTGGAAGCAACTATCCTAATTAGTTGTTTTTTTTTGCAATCAAATCATATTTGCCGTATAGTATATGTTATATGATAAATAGTATTGGAAAGGACAGGTTATGGGTATACAAACGCCAACGGAATTGCTTGATGGCACGGTTTTAGCTATTTTAGATAAGCAAGACTTATATGGTTATGCACTCACAAAAGAAGTTCAACGTCATGTCAGTGTGTCGGAGTCAACGATGTACCCTGTATTACGGCGACTTGAGAAGGGCGCAGAATTAACAACTTATAGTGAACCTTTTGAGGGTCGTGTTCGAAAATATTACCGATTAACAGCTGGTGGAAAGCAACATCTAACAGTTATTAAATCTGATTGGGAAAATTTTGCGACAGGAATTAATGCCATCTTAGGAGAACAAAAATGAGTTATTTAAATGAATTGGAAGCACACTTACATGCTTTACCACGTGATGAACGTGAAGAAATGATGGCCTACTATGATGAATATTTTAGAGATGGTAATTTATCTAATAATGAGGCACGACAGCAATTTGGTACGCCAAGGCAATTTGCGCGTCGATTAGTAGCTGATTATTATATGAATGCAGACGATGCGACAGCATTGAAACCGAAGAAGCAGTTACACATGATTTGGGTAGTCATATTGGCGATACTAGCCTCACCAGTTGTCTTGCCAATAGCTATAGTTGTGTTAGCGCTACTTGTTTCTTTACTAGCTATAGTTGTTTCAATTGTGATTACAATCGTTATGATTATAGTATCCATACTTGTGGCAGCTGTGACAGCTATCATTGCAGGTTTTGCTGTCATCTTTAGCTCACTTACTGGGGGTATTTTCTCAATTGGTGTGGGCCTAGCGGGAATTGGTGTATTAATTCTTGTTGTACCATGGTTTATAAGGGGCATTTATTCGTTATTTAACGGTTTTGTACGTTTAATCAAATTGACTGGCCGTCGTTTTATCAAGAAAGGGGTAAATCATGAAGCGTAGAACTATGATTGGTTTGTCACTGTTAGTAATTGGTACTGTCATGGCAATATCCTCAGCCTTAATTGAGAGACCAGGCAGTATTAGTTGGCATGATAAATTTTCATACCAAAAAGCGGGTGCATTAAAAACGCATGATTTGTCGCAACAGATACCATCAAAAATTGAAGATATTAAAGTATTGACGATTGATAATAGTGATAAGGCAGTTTATATTGAACGTGGCGATCATTTTGCAATTACCGAAACGCATATTGGTAATGATGAGAAAACGAAAGTGACTTATTCAAAGGGAACCTTAGCTGTTAAAAATGTTGTTAGGTCTCATCACTTGTTATCATTTGACTGGCGTCGATTGTCTGAAAACAAAGCACGTTTAACGATCACTGTTCCAGACAGTGTGCAACTGAAAACCATTAATGTGGCACAGAGTAATGGTGATGTGACAATATCTGATGTCAGGGCAGATGATATTAAAGTGCAGTCAGAAAATGATGATGCCATTCTGACGCGTGTTGCAGCAAAAAATGCTACCATTAATTTAGAAAATGGTGAGGCCGAGTTACATCAATTGACAGTTGACAATTTGCAAGTTCAATTAGACAATGATGATTTAAGTTTGGTTTCTAGCGCTGTTAAAACAATCAAAACTGACCTACAAAACGGAGATGCAGACATTGAGCATAGTCAAATCGTACATGGTGGGTACATCCGTAATGAGAATGGTGACATTTCAATAGAAACAACAAAGTTACCCACATTTTCAGCACGAACGGAAATGGGCGACACCGACGTGGCACCTGGATTTGTTGGGCAACAGCGAGGTAAGGGCGATTTGATGATTCAAACTCAAAATGGTGACATTGAAATTGAATAGCTTAAAAGGGGATTAAAGTGAACCATATTACTCGTCGGGGCACGCATAAAATGAAACTTGGTAAACGAGTAAACCTTAAGCGTCAACCATTAGATATGTACAAAGTCACATTACACACCAGAAGACGACAAATCATTCGTCGGTTGATACAGATTATCGGTGTTATTGGTTTAATCGGTACGCTTGTTATTGGTTTATATCTATGGCATGCTGGATTACTCACAGATCAAATGCTATTACGTCATATGATTGAACGTTTTGGCCTATTAGGGCCAATCGTTTTTATAGGCGTTCAAATCATACAAGTCGTTTTGCCCATTATTCCTGGTGGTATTACGCTAGCCGTGGGGCCGTTATTATTTGGCCCATGGTTAGGTTTCATTTATAATTATGTTGGGATTGTCATTGGCTCCTTATTATTATTTCAAATTGGTCGTACATTTGGCATCCCATTAGTGGAGACGCTTGTGCCACGCAAAATATATCGTAAATATATTGATAAGTTGAACGGTAAAAGATGGGTTAATTTATTTATAATTATGATGGTGCTGCCGATTGCACCAGATGATGCGTTAATATTATTAACGAGTTTAACTAAAATGCCATTTAAACAATTTTGTTGGATTTTAGTTTTAAGTAAACCAATCGGGATTGCTTGTTATAGTTTTGTTTTGTTGTATGGCTTTGATTGGCTGCTTAAAATATTTGGAATGTAGGTCATTATGAAAAAAGATCGTATTAAAAATTGGTTAACGCGTTTTATCAAAGGTGTTTTCATTGCTTTAGGGTTTATTTTACCAGGTGTTTCGGGTGGCGTTTTGGCTGCTATTTTGGGATTATATGAACGCATGTTAAACTTTATGGCGCATGTCCGTCAAAATTTTAAACGTGATTTCTGGTATTTTGTGCCGGTAGCATTAGGTGGTATTGCTGGAATCATTTTATTGAGTAACCCATTAGCCTATTTGCTAACCACTTATAAGGCAATTGTGCTATGGGGGTTTGCTGGTGCCATTGTCGGGACGTTGCCATCCTTATTTAGAGAAAGTGCTAAAGAAGGACGTCATCGTTCTGATTGGTATGTTTTTGCGATAACAGCTATCGTTGGCGGTTTGTTCTTATACTATATGACAGCTATTTTTGGTCATATACCAGTTAATTTCTTCTCGTGGATTTTAGCAGGCGGTTTAATTGCCTTGGGCGTGATTATACCAGGGTTAAGTCCATCTAATTTACTGTTATATTTGGGATTGTTTGACCCAATGATTGAGGGATTTAAAAAGGCAGATCTTGGTGTGTTTATTCCTATGGGCATTGGTGGTTTATTGACATTGCTTCTTTTTTCAAAAATCATGCATTATTTATTGCAGAATTTCCATGCCAAAGTCTATCATTTTATTTTAGGCATCGTTGTTGTATCAACACTTTTGATTGTTGTGCCACCTGTGGCTGACTATTCTGGATTTACAGCCATGAGTGTGGTAATCAGTGCTGTATTATTTGCGTTAGGTGTATGGCTCGGCTACTGGATGAGTCATCTTGAACAAAAATATAAATAAAATATCAAAAAGGCAGAATCATCGTATCCTCGATTCTGCCTTTTTATTATGATGTTGGAATTAAATAAACTGTTCGGATAAGTCTAAGAATTCATTAATATCTGCTTGAATTAAATCAACCCCTGCTTGCCAAAAATCAGGTTGTGTCAAATCAACATTAAGATGTTTTTTTGCGAGATTCTCTGAAGACATATTCGCCGTGTCACGTAATAGGGCAATGTACTTATCTTCAAAATCGGTCCCTGCCTTTTGTGCTTCAGCATAGATTCCAGCTGAGAAAAGGTATCCAAACGTGTATGGGAAATTGTAAAATGGAACAGAATCAATAAAGAAATGCAACTTAGAAGACCAAAAATGGGGATGACGAACATCTAAAATACCGTCAAACGCATCAATTTGTGCTTGATCCATCAACTCATTTAAGCGTTGGGGCGTCACAATACCAGTTTGTCTTTCTGTATAAAAAGCATCTTCAAACAAAAAACGAGCATGAATATTTAAAAACATAGCAATTGGATTGGTCATTTTAGCATCCAGTAAAACAAGTTTTTCAGCATCTGATTTGGCACCTTTAACATTAGCGTCGTTGACAATTAATTCAGCAAATGTCGAAGCAGTTTCTGCAACATTCATCGCATAGGCATCACGCCATAATGGTAGATCAGTCAACTGTGCTGAATGGAATGCATGACCTAATTCATGGGCAATTGTCGCAGCATCATTAACGGACCCTGTATAAGTTAAGAAGATACGTGATTCGTGTAAATCTGGGACAGACTCCATGTAACCGCCGGGTTGTTTGCCAGGGCGATTTTCGGATTCTATCCAGCGATTTTCAAATGCCATTTCTGCAAAATCAGCCATTTTTGGTGAAAATTTACCAAATTGTGCAATAATAAAAGCGGCGGCATCATCATACGAAACTTCTTTTGGTTGATAATCACCAATATGTGTCAAAGGTGCGACTTGATCTTGCCAGCCTATCGTTTTCAAACCAAGGAGTTGCTTTTTACGATCAAAATAGGGTTTAAACATGGCTTTGTTGTCATCAACAACACGCCACATGGTGTCTAGCGTGGCTTGTGACATACGATTCATTTCAAGTGGCTGTTCCAGATGTGACTGACGACCATGTGCTTGTTGGTTTGTTAGACGAAAGCCCGCCAAATGATTCAGTGTGTCTGCGGCAAGATTCTCAGCCTGTTGCCACATCTTTTCGTAATTCGCCATGATATCAGCGCGGGTTTTGCTATCTGGTTCGCCATCAAGCATATTTAACGCTTGACCAGCAGAAATATGCCTTGTCTTGCCATCATTGGCATCTGTATAAGTCATTGATAGTGAAGCAGATATGGTATCATAATGTTGCGACCAGGCTTGTTGACCATCTAAGTCAAATTTATTAATCAAAGTCTCTGTTTTGTCGTCTAGTAGACGTTTGGCATCTGTTCGTAATTCAGTTAAATAGAAAGCAATTGGTGACAGACGTGGTGATTGGCATATTGTGATAAATGTTTGTTCATCTAGGGCTAGAAGTTGTTTTTGAAATTGATTTAAGGGTGCTGAAAAATCAACAAATAGTTTCCCTAGTTTATCAAAGTGTGGGGTATAAATACTGTTACCATAGTCTACTGATGACAAACCGTTGACAAAAATACTAATCGTCCCAAGGCCAGAACCAATTGTTTGTGCCAAATCGGCTAAATCAGCGATTTGGTCGGCGGAGGAAGCTGTTCCGTCAATTTGTTCATTAAATGCTTTAATTTGTTTTCCGACAAGTTCATATTTTTGTGCGAGTTGTGGGGAGTTAATACCACCAGGATAGATACTTTCTAAATCCCAAGTTTGTGAATAAGTCATGTTTGTTGGTCACCTCTTTTTAAGTTTCTTTTAGTATAACATTTTATATGATTGCATTATGATAATTAAATCATGCAATTCTCATCATAAGATCTATTTAAATTATGGTTGTCTTATTGTCATGCAACCACAGGCAGTGTAAAATTAATAATTTAAGGGGTAAACGAATATGCACAACTTAGTCAAATGGTTAATTGGCCTTGTTTTTATCATAACACTAGTCTTATTTGTGGCAGGTATGTATTTCTTCCATGTCGCTCAGGTGCGTGATTCACAAGCTGATCAGCCAGACGCCTTGCGCTCAAAAGAAAATCCACTTTATCATTATGAACATACTTTTTTAGCACGTCCAAAGCAAACGTGGCATGAAACATCTAAAGATGGTTTGAAATTAGTTGCTTGGTATGTTCCTGCCGAGAAAAAGACGAATAAAACAGCGGTTTTGGCACACGGTTGGCATAATAATAAGACAACAATGGCTATTTATGGTGAACTATTTCATGAACTGGGTTATAATGTCTTGATTCCAGACAATCGATCGCATGGCGAATCACAGGGAAGAATAATCGGTTATGGTTGGCTTGATCGGCGCGATTATATCCAGTGGCTAAATCAAGTAGTTGCTAAAAACGGTCAAGATTCGGATATTATCATGTACGGGATGAGTATGGGAGCAGCTACAGTCTTGTCAACATCTGGCGAGTCTGATTTGCCTAAACAAGTTAAAGCTGTTATTTCTGATTCATCTTACACGAGTTTATGGGACGAAACAAAACATGAAGCAGGCGACATGTATAATCTACCGTGGTTCCCACTTGTTCCGGTGGTATCGGGTATATCAAAAGTGCGTGCTGGCTATTTCTATGGTGAGGCTAGTCCGCTAAAA includes these proteins:
- the thiW gene encoding energy coupling factor transporter S component ThiW — protein: MRQGIGTNKVLRKLALSGVITALSFATSSVVVLPNMAPFQHFFNVITVVILGPWYAVAIAFLTGGLRMILAGRTILAIVGAIFGAAIGGILYRLTGKYIAVVIGEIIGTGIVSAIVSVPVMNYLYHAKVPSIYFYVPFFLPAAVVGAMLGYIFLKFMKQTKLLDKLQ
- the thiM gene encoding hydroxyethylthiazole kinase, with the protein product MDLLELKSKTPLVFNYANYVTPQFVANVVNVVGGSPIMAREIDEFNDLVAISDAVVVNTGTWRRSELPETIKLIQIANQAKKVVVLDPVAVGIPSRSVPVKAVMTDSQVNVIRGNAAEIAWFAGIDFTSHGIDATGNGDVQKIASLAAQKTGAIIALSGQTDVISDGHTTQMIAVDVPLLATNVGTGDALSALVGMFNSDEVTVENTARAMAMMKLAGVRASQTVKTPGYFANQVLDELYLIKQDELEEFIRSEVQNG
- the thiD gene encoding bifunctional hydroxymethylpyrimidine kinase/phosphomethylpyrimidine kinase, whose protein sequence is MANETPQVMTIAGTDSSGGAGVSADLKTFFAHHVYGANVIVSVTAQNTIGVQDVQMVTPDMVTQQLTSVGNDLKISAFKTGMLGDAVTVHTVAAAILKQDFGDYILDPVMIAKGGARLLTEQAIDAVISDLLPLATLVTPNLPEAEVLAHSQIKTHEDVADVAKRIQLLGAKNVLLKGGHGNEKKVYDYVLLENGEHFWMTSQRVDTVRTHGTGDTISAAITAQLALGETLKNAIITAKAYVDATIRNGIYVGHGHGPLNHSASVIDSNQPEVLDDL
- the thiE gene encoding thiamine phosphate synthase, producing the protein MIFKQAMLARYFILGTQNVASEAVFFDVLTQALAHGITLFQYREKGPGALTGSEKRRVAQRVRELTTQYQVPLVIDDDIDLAHAIKADGVHFGQGDGDIKKNIQASQPLFVGVSVSTQEEYDRIAGLSGIDNVGIGPVFATMSKADAKPAIGISGLQGLVRQSQWPAIAIGGISQANLPDVLKTGVAGASVISMISASENIAKTLAFWKQLS
- a CDS encoding PadR family transcriptional regulator, which encodes MGIQTPTELLDGTVLAILDKQDLYGYALTKEVQRHVSVSESTMYPVLRRLEKGAELTTYSEPFEGRVRKYYRLTAGGKQHLTVIKSDWENFATGINAILGEQK
- a CDS encoding DUF1700 domain-containing protein, whose product is MSYLNELEAHLHALPRDEREEMMAYYDEYFRDGNLSNNEARQQFGTPRQFARRLVADYYMNADDATALKPKKQLHMIWVVILAILASPVVLPIAIVVLALLVSLLAIVVSIVITIVMIIVSILVAAVTAIIAGFAVIFSSLTGGIFSIGVGLAGIGVLILVVPWFIRGIYSLFNGFVRLIKLTGRRFIKKGVNHEA
- a CDS encoding DUF4097 family beta strand repeat-containing protein, with amino-acid sequence MKRRTMIGLSLLVIGTVMAISSALIERPGSISWHDKFSYQKAGALKTHDLSQQIPSKIEDIKVLTIDNSDKAVYIERGDHFAITETHIGNDEKTKVTYSKGTLAVKNVVRSHHLLSFDWRRLSENKARLTITVPDSVQLKTINVAQSNGDVTISDVRADDIKVQSENDDAILTRVAAKNATINLENGEAELHQLTVDNLQVQLDNDDLSLVSSAVKTIKTDLQNGDADIEHSQIVHGGYIRNENGDISIETTKLPTFSARTEMGDTDVAPGFVGQQRGKGDLMIQTQNGDIEIE
- a CDS encoding TVP38/TMEM64 family protein, with the protein product MKLGKRVNLKRQPLDMYKVTLHTRRRQIIRRLIQIIGVIGLIGTLVIGLYLWHAGLLTDQMLLRHMIERFGLLGPIVFIGVQIIQVVLPIIPGGITLAVGPLLFGPWLGFIYNYVGIVIGSLLLFQIGRTFGIPLVETLVPRKIYRKYIDKLNGKRWVNLFIIMMVLPIAPDDALILLTSLTKMPFKQFCWILVLSKPIGIACYSFVLLYGFDWLLKIFGM
- a CDS encoding DUF368 domain-containing protein, with product MKKDRIKNWLTRFIKGVFIALGFILPGVSGGVLAAILGLYERMLNFMAHVRQNFKRDFWYFVPVALGGIAGIILLSNPLAYLLTTYKAIVLWGFAGAIVGTLPSLFRESAKEGRHRSDWYVFAITAIVGGLFLYYMTAIFGHIPVNFFSWILAGGLIALGVIIPGLSPSNLLLYLGLFDPMIEGFKKADLGVFIPMGIGGLLTLLLFSKIMHYLLQNFHAKVYHFILGIVVVSTLLIVVPPVADYSGFTAMSVVISAVLFALGVWLGYWMSHLEQKYK
- a CDS encoding M3 family oligoendopeptidase → MTYSQTWDLESIYPGGINSPQLAQKYELVGKQIKAFNEQIDGTASSADQIADLADLAQTIGSGLGTISIFVNGLSSVDYGNSIYTPHFDKLGKLFVDFSAPLNQFQKQLLALDEQTFITICQSPRLSPIAFYLTELRTDAKRLLDDKTETLINKFDLDGQQAWSQHYDTISASLSMTYTDANDGKTRHISAGQALNMLDGEPDSKTRADIMANYEKMWQQAENLAADTLNHLAGFRLTNQQAHGRQSHLEQPLEMNRMSQATLDTMWRVVDDNKAMFKPYFDRKKQLLGLKTIGWQDQVAPLTHIGDYQPKEVSYDDAAAFIIAQFGKFSPKMADFAEMAFENRWIESENRPGKQPGGYMESVPDLHESRIFLTYTGSVNDAATIAHELGHAFHSAQLTDLPLWRDAYAMNVAETASTFAELIVNDANVKGAKSDAEKLVLLDAKMTNPIAMFLNIHARFLFEDAFYTERQTGIVTPQRLNELMDQAQIDAFDGILDVRHPHFWSSKLHFFIDSVPFYNFPYTFGYLFSAGIYAEAQKAGTDFEDKYIALLRDTANMSSENLAKKHLNVDLTQPDFWQAGVDLIQADINEFLDLSEQFI
- a CDS encoding alpha/beta hydrolase produces the protein MHNLVKWLIGLVFIITLVLFVAGMYFFHVAQVRDSQADQPDALRSKENPLYHYEHTFLARPKQTWHETSKDGLKLVAWYVPAEKKTNKTAVLAHGWHNNKTTMAIYGELFHELGYNVLIPDNRSHGESQGRIIGYGWLDRRDYIQWLNQVVAKNGQDSDIIMYGMSMGAATVLSTSGESDLPKQVKAVISDSSYTSLWDETKHEAGDMYNLPWFPLVPVVSGISKVRAGYFYGEASPLKQVAKSTRPTLFIQGGADTFVPTRMVYPLYRALRAPKALWIGKGSKHVQSFNDHPVAYREQIQKFLMQYDR